DNA from Leptospira harrisiae:
GTAATAAGAGTGTGAGTTCAGACGGAGCCAGTTGCAAAATACTTCCTGATCCTTTGTATTTCGACCAATCTGCAGCAATCATCTGCACAGTAGAATCAGAAAGACCATCTCTTTGTAGACAATTTAACCATTCTTCCACTGCTGATTTTTCATCACCTAGTACAAGTTTTGCTTTTCCGTATCTGTATTGTGTATCACCTGTGAGAAGGTATCTTCTATGAGAATCTTGAATGGAATTAATTTTATCTAAAATATCTTTCCATTGGTTGTTTGCTGCAAGCAGGCGCACTAATTCATCAAGGAGTCTGCGGCAAATCGGATCTTCTTCTAAATTCAATCGGTTCAGAAATTGGATTCTTTCGGCAGGTGTGAGGTAGTTCCTTTGGGTAATCTCTGTGTACAACTTCCAATAACTGAGTTTAAATAAAGTGGTTTGAAAGGGCATAGTTTGTGTCAGAATTTTTTTCACTTCTTCCTCTGAGGATTCTGTGACAAAAACGCCGCGCACAAGAGAAATCAAATACCGAAATCGTTTCTCCTTGTCTCCGTTAGGTGCTTTTTCGTGAAATTCAATTAAACTATATACTTCGCTTTCACGGGAAGGGTTTGTATTTCGAAAGTGACTTTCGATTTGTCCCCACTGGTGGGATTTGATTAGATATTGAAGGTCAGTGTCCGCAAATAAGGATGTTGTGAAAAAGAGAAGAATTCTACTTGCTAACCAAAAATGCCTCATGCATACTTCCTATGATTACGAATTTAGAGAGGGAAGGTTCCTCTCCTCATGAGCTTACAAACAGAATACAAATTGCAATGGCCGGAATATCGGATCGAATTCCACCCAGGGCCACATATTCCGAAAAAGGCCAGTCTGAATGAACTCTGGCCAGACTTACGTGCCTTCTTTTCAGGCAATCAGTCTCGTTTTGCAAACTACCTTCATTATTTATCGACCGATTTTTCCGGGGGGTTCAGCCTTTGTTCCGTTTTGGGTGAAAATGAAGCAAGCTTTCGTTTCCGAGACCCACAATTGGTCTCTCCATCCCCCTTTCCAAAAGAAACTCTATTCCAAATCTGGGAACTATGCCAAAACAGGGATTTTGAGGAAATGGAAAGGGAAGATTGGGAACTACTTGGTTTTGGATTTTTATATTTGGGAGAAGTGCTCGAGTTTCGCAACTGGGTCTTAAAAACCAAAGATTTTTTTGGCCAAACCGACGACAATCGTAGGTTTTTATTTTTGCTTGGTTGGGAAACTTCTGAGGTAACATTTGAAAATTCCATATTGCATATGTTAGTTGAATATGTAAAAGGGAATCGAGATGAATTAAATTTTAAATCTCTCACAGATGCAGTTGTATTGGATTCCTATTGGCAAATTTCTGGAGTTCTTTTTCATGCAATCGAAGTTGGATGGTTTTCAGGAGAGGAAACCTTTCGGTTTTGGAAATTTCTCATTGGATTTTATTCGGAGTGGGAAGAATGGGAAAAACAAAAATTCCGTTCTGTATCTTTGGGAAAAATTCCTGCATTTCCTGCTCTACGATATGCCAAACGATATTTTCCAGAAAATACTTTTGTTTTCTACCGAGAGGAATTGGAAACAAACTTACGTGGGGATTGGACTTATGGAGACGGATTTGGTTATGAACTCACTCACCAAATGGATCCCTTTGTGGAAACAGTAGTGCGTTTCCGTGCTGATAATCTAAAGTTTGAAGAAGAATTAAAAACAGAATTGGTGAAAAGGCCATATTCTTACTTTATTAATTTGCAATTGGCATTTATCAATTTCGTAAAAAAAGAACACCAAAGTTTTTTGGAATATTATAAAAAAGCGGGACGACTCAAATATTTACCACTGGCTCTCAATTTGTATTGGAGAGTTTTAAAATTAAATGGTGAAGAGGTTCTTGCTAAATCCATTGAACGAACATTAGTTGCCACTGGTGAATCAACAAATATTCCAGAAGGTTGGGAATAAAATGCCTCTTTCACAAGAACAGATTATGGAACTCTCCAAATTGCAGAAAATGCTAAGAAATTTGGAGAAAATTGAAAGAAACGCCAAAAATGATCTGCAAAAAGAAAGAGTTGCTTTTGACATTGAACGTTATAGACGCCGTATGCAAGAGGTATCACCAGAAGGAATTCCTGATAACTTAGAGCAAACTATGAGGAATGCAAAAACGAGAGAGGAAAATCCAGAAAACCTTAAACATAAAGTAATCTCTCAGTATCCTGTGATGAAAATCTCTCCCAATTCAAACGATAGTGAAATCAACCAAATTGGTACACTTGTGAATATTATGGATTTGGAATACATTCCCATCCTTGGAGATGGTCATATAAAATTCGATTATTCCCATGCTACAGAAAGAGATTCAGTTCTTAAGTATATGGAGAACTTACGTCGGAATATGAAGATCCTTGTTGAAACAGTGGAAGAATATGCCGCTGCCGACAAACAAGAGTTTCGTGAACAGCTGTCTCGGATGAAAAACAAACAATCCCGAATTTTTATTGCAGAGTCCTTTGAAACTTTGGGTAAATTTCGAGATTTCCTCACCGCAGTCAATAAGGACATAAAAGATGGGGTCAACGTAATTATGAACATGGAAGAACCTATCAAATTCAATCCACGGTTTGAAAAGGCCACTGTTTTGGAAGGTCGATCCATTATGGAAGGGCTTCGTGAATTTCAAGAATTTGCAGAAGAGGCATGTGATTTGATTCGACTCCCGTCTTTTCGAGGCTAAAAAAACCTTTTCATTCCCGGGGGGAACAAGGACACTGTGAAAAATCACATTCACGGACTCGTAACAGCATGGCATTAGTCAAAAATCAGACCGAAGTTACCAATTCAACTATTGGTGAGAATTCTTACTTCAACGGTAAATTCTTCATCAATGGATCCTTAAAAATTGACGGTAAATTCGAGGGAAAATCCCTCCAAGCCGAACACCTCTACATTGGTGTTACCGGAAAGGTCAAAACCAACATCACTGCTGCCAGTGTCATCGTAGAGGGAATTGTTGTGGGAAACGTAACGGCTAGAAACCGTGTGATGCTCCTTCCTACTTCCAAAATCCTTGGAGATATCAAAACGCCTGAGCTCATCATCCAAAATGGGGTGATCTTGGAAGGCCGTTGTATGATTTCCAACGACCTCAAACACAGTGCCAAAGACCTAATTGAATTGGAATACTCAAAAGATTCCTTAAGTGTTGAGAAGATTTTTGGGAAACAACCAAACGCAAAAGAATAATTGAAAACCATTCTGATTTCGGAAGGCGATCCAACCAGTATCAACTACGAACTTCTGGTTTCTGCCTTCCCTCAATTGTTAGCCTTGGGGAAACACCATCGCATTTACCTTGTGCGTGGGCCCCACAATCTATCCATCCCCTCTCTCCCGAGCCTCACAAAACCCAGCACGGAACCAGGATTCTATTCTCTTCCTTGGTCCGATTCCAAAAAACCTCGTTCTTTTGTTTTGGGAAAACCTTCTAAATTTTCTGGCCAAATGGCGTATGATTCACTGCTTGCAGCCATGGACTTACAAAAGGAACTTGGGGCCGATCTCATCACCTTGCCACTTTCCAAGGAGTGGGTGCAGAAGGCCGGGATTAAAGGATTTCGTGGCCACACAGAAACTCTCGCCGAGTATTACAAACGACCTACATTTATGATGATGAGTGGGGAAAAACTCAATGTCATTCCCTTAACCACCCACGTGCCTTTGAAAGATGTGGTGAAAGAATTAAAAAAATTTTCTTGGAAGGAACTGGCAACTGCGATGACAAGTTCCCCTTTTTTAAAGAATCCAAAAATTGCTTATTTGGGTCTAAACCCGCATGCAGGGGAAGGCGGAAAAATTGGAGATGAGGAATCTACTATTTTAGCCAGTGGGGCCAAAATTCTGAGAAAGGCAAAGTATTCGGTGGAAGGACCACTGTCCGCCGATTCTGCTTTTTTACCAGGGGCAAAAGCATACGAATTGTATTTGGCGGGGTACCATGACCAAGGACTCATTCCATTTAAATTGCTTGAAGGGAAAAAGGGAGTTA
Protein-coding regions in this window:
- a CDS encoding LBF_1011 family protein, which gives rise to MSLQTEYKLQWPEYRIEFHPGPHIPKKASLNELWPDLRAFFSGNQSRFANYLHYLSTDFSGGFSLCSVLGENEASFRFRDPQLVSPSPFPKETLFQIWELCQNRDFEEMEREDWELLGFGFLYLGEVLEFRNWVLKTKDFFGQTDDNRRFLFLLGWETSEVTFENSILHMLVEYVKGNRDELNFKSLTDAVVLDSYWQISGVLFHAIEVGWFSGEETFRFWKFLIGFYSEWEEWEKQKFRSVSLGKIPAFPALRYAKRYFPENTFVFYREELETNLRGDWTYGDGFGYELTHQMDPFVETVVRFRADNLKFEEELKTELVKRPYSYFINLQLAFINFVKKEHQSFLEYYKKAGRLKYLPLALNLYWRVLKLNGEEVLAKSIERTLVATGESTNIPEGWE
- a CDS encoding PdxA family dehydrogenase, producing the protein MKTILISEGDPTSINYELLVSAFPQLLALGKHHRIYLVRGPHNLSIPSLPSLTKPSTEPGFYSLPWSDSKKPRSFVLGKPSKFSGQMAYDSLLAAMDLQKELGADLITLPLSKEWVQKAGIKGFRGHTETLAEYYKRPTFMMMSGEKLNVIPLTTHVPLKDVVKELKKFSWKELATAMTSSPFLKNPKIAYLGLNPHAGEGGKIGDEESTILASGAKILRKAKYSVEGPLSADSAFLPGAKAYELYLAGYHDQGLIPFKLLEGKKGVNITLGLDFTRVSPDHGTAFDIAGKGISDPTGLISCLERLTENTKTKS
- a CDS encoding bactofilin family protein; protein product: MALVKNQTEVTNSTIGENSYFNGKFFINGSLKIDGKFEGKSLQAEHLYIGVTGKVKTNITAASVIVEGIVVGNVTARNRVMLLPTSKILGDIKTPELIIQNGVILEGRCMISNDLKHSAKDLIELEYSKDSLSVEKIFGKQPNAKE